A window of Flavobacterium flavigenum contains these coding sequences:
- a CDS encoding TIM-barrel domain-containing protein has product MIKRIYLLLLLLCYSLTGIAQSYQKTQLGLKAVINATVVEIQVYSPQIIRVIKYTEKDTFQKKSLSVMKNPEKTKFSIDKKADKILLKTDALQVTLNSNSGSVSFTSHTGKALLNEKESGTVFTDFNDTGSKTYTVTQSFVLDKKESVYGLGILQNGKMSQRNQKVHMVQNNTWDFVTFFQSDKGYGLFWDNYSPTDFSDNQEETSFKSEVGDGVDYYFMGGGNADGVIANMRGLTGQVPMFPKWTFGFWQSRERYKSQNETVEVVKKYRDLGVPLDGIIQDWQYWGDNYHWNGMNFLNPEFSKPQQMVDDIHNLNAHLIISIWSSFGPKTPQFQELKEKNMLMDFQTWPQSGKDVWPPDMNFPSGVQVYDPYNPEARDIYWKYLNKGLFSFGIDGWWMDSTEPDHLDFKPKDFDNKTFLGSFRKVRNAFPLMTVGGVYDHQREVTSDKRVFILTRSAFAGQQRYGANTWSGDVNSSWEMLRNQIPAGLNFSLCGIPYWNSDIGGFFAGAYNKGEYAGSGAKNPSYQELYIRWLQFGAFTPMMRSHGTDIPREIYQFGKKGEPIYDAIEKTINLRYALLPYIYSNAWKITNGQSSMMRALMMDFEDDKVKDMNSEYLFGQSILVAPVINAQYTPETIVKTNEATGWDKKDVSDKPKTLAVDFTQKKLKKVYLPAGAIWYDFWTNNKYNGGQEIEQETTIDKIPLFVKAGSIIPIGPKVQYVNEKKWNDLEIRIYEGADGEFTLYEDEGDNYNYEKGKYATITFKWNDSKKTVTVSKQKGSFSGMLKKRKFKVVKASSKTGMSGTASEQTDKVISYNGNEVSIKL; this is encoded by the coding sequence ATGATAAAAAGAATCTATTTATTGTTATTGCTATTATGTTATAGTTTAACTGGTATTGCTCAATCTTATCAAAAAACACAATTAGGATTAAAAGCAGTCATTAATGCAACAGTTGTAGAAATTCAGGTTTACAGTCCTCAAATTATCAGAGTGATTAAATATACTGAAAAAGACACCTTTCAGAAAAAAAGTTTGTCGGTAATGAAAAACCCGGAAAAAACAAAATTTAGCATTGACAAAAAAGCGGATAAAATTTTACTAAAAACAGATGCGTTGCAAGTTACTCTCAATAGTAATTCCGGAAGTGTTTCATTTACAAGTCATACCGGAAAGGCATTGTTGAACGAAAAAGAATCAGGTACCGTTTTTACTGATTTTAATGATACTGGAAGCAAAACGTATACAGTAACGCAATCTTTTGTTTTGGATAAAAAAGAATCTGTTTATGGCCTTGGAATTCTTCAAAATGGAAAAATGTCCCAACGAAATCAAAAAGTACATATGGTACAGAATAATACGTGGGATTTTGTTACTTTTTTTCAGTCTGATAAAGGATATGGATTGTTTTGGGATAATTATTCACCAACTGATTTTAGCGATAATCAGGAAGAGACTTCTTTTAAATCAGAAGTTGGAGACGGAGTTGACTACTATTTTATGGGTGGAGGGAATGCTGACGGAGTAATTGCTAATATGCGTGGCTTGACAGGTCAGGTACCGATGTTTCCTAAATGGACTTTTGGTTTCTGGCAAAGCCGCGAGCGCTATAAAAGCCAAAATGAAACGGTTGAGGTGGTAAAAAAGTATCGTGATTTAGGAGTTCCTCTTGACGGTATTATTCAGGACTGGCAGTATTGGGGTGATAATTATCATTGGAATGGTATGAATTTTTTAAATCCTGAATTTTCGAAACCGCAGCAAATGGTTGATGATATTCACAATCTGAATGCACACCTGATCATATCAATCTGGTCATCTTTTGGTCCCAAAACACCTCAGTTTCAGGAGCTGAAAGAAAAAAATATGCTGATGGATTTTCAAACCTGGCCTCAGTCAGGAAAAGATGTCTGGCCACCTGATATGAACTTTCCTTCAGGAGTGCAGGTTTACGATCCTTATAATCCAGAAGCAAGAGATATTTACTGGAAATACCTGAATAAAGGATTGTTTTCTTTTGGAATCGACGGCTGGTGGATGGATTCTACAGAACCTGATCATTTAGACTTTAAACCAAAAGATTTTGATAATAAAACATTTTTAGGATCATTCAGAAAGGTTAGAAATGCTTTTCCATTAATGACCGTTGGCGGGGTTTATGATCATCAGCGTGAGGTAACATCAGATAAAAGGGTGTTTATTTTAACCCGTTCAGCTTTTGCAGGTCAGCAGCGTTATGGCGCCAATACATGGTCTGGAGATGTTAATTCGTCATGGGAAATGTTACGTAATCAAATCCCTGCCGGATTAAACTTTTCTTTATGTGGAATTCCGTATTGGAATAGTGACATTGGAGGTTTTTTTGCAGGTGCTTATAACAAAGGTGAATATGCCGGTTCTGGAGCTAAAAATCCATCTTATCAGGAATTATATATAAGATGGCTGCAATTTGGAGCCTTTACTCCAATGATGCGTTCACATGGTACAGATATTCCGAGAGAGATATATCAGTTTGGAAAAAAAGGAGAGCCAATCTATGATGCTATCGAAAAGACAATCAATTTACGATATGCCTTATTGCCTTATATTTATTCAAATGCATGGAAAATAACCAACGGACAATCGAGCATGATGCGTGCTTTGATGATGGATTTTGAAGATGATAAAGTAAAAGACATGAATAGTGAGTATTTATTTGGTCAGTCTATATTGGTAGCTCCGGTGATCAATGCACAATATACTCCGGAGACAATTGTAAAAACAAATGAAGCTACAGGATGGGACAAAAAGGATGTTTCTGATAAACCTAAAACACTGGCTGTTGATTTCACTCAGAAAAAATTGAAAAAAGTCTATTTGCCGGCAGGTGCCATTTGGTATGACTTCTGGACAAATAATAAATATAATGGCGGGCAGGAGATAGAACAGGAAACAACAATAGATAAAATTCCATTATTTGTAAAAGCAGGTTCCATAATTCCAATAGGACCTAAAGTGCAATATGTTAATGAAAAGAAATGGAATGACCTTGAAATTAGAATTTACGAAGGGGCTGATGGCGAATTTACCCTTTATGAAGATGAAGGAGATAATTATAATTATGAAAAAGGAAAATACGCAACCATTACATTTAAGTGGAATGATTCGAAAAAAACAGTAACGGTTAGTAAGCAAAAAGGATCTTTTTCCGGAATGTTAAAAAAACGAAAGTTTAAAGTTGTAAAGGCTTCTTCAAAAACAGGAATGTCTGGTACGGCAAGTGAACAAACTGACAAAGTGATCAGTTATAACGGGAATGAGGTTTCAATTAAATTGTAA
- a CDS encoding glycoside hydrolase family 95 protein, with product MKKYLFNILLLLGIQLFAQNTNQLKLWYNTPSGNVWENALPIGNGFLGAMIYGNVEKEIFQLNESTVWSGSPNRNDNPNAKGALDEIRQLLFQGEYKNAEKLINENIITRKSHGQIFQPVGNIEISFANQQNYTDYYRELDIEKAIAKTSYKVNGIVYTREAFTSFPDRVLAIKFSADKPGQLSFVAGFTSGHHKQKITSNGNKELSLSGTTSDHEGIEGKVKFNALAKFKVDGGSIKTVDNLIKVENANSVVIYVSVATNFINYNDISANENELAKSFLNIAANKSFDKMRTAHIAAYQKYFKRVKLDLGISEASKLPTDQRLANFRKVLDPSFVTLYYQYGRYLLISSSQPGGQPANLQGIWNHSMRPAWDSKYTININTEMNYWPAEKTNLSEMHQPLLKMVHELSETGKETAMVMYGSRGWMAHHNTDIWRINGAVDGATWGVWNAGGGWLSQHLWEHYLYTGDKKYLESVYEVLKGAAMFYSDFLVKDPKNGWLVVAPGNSPENSPAAHQGSAMTVGSTMDNQIVFDVFSSVIQASAVLKKDKEFADSLLVMRGLLPPMQIGRHNQLQEWLDDVDDPKDNHRHISHLYGLYPSSQISAYRTPELFAAAKNTLMQRGDVSTGWSMGWKVNWWAKMQDGNHAYKLIKDQLTPLGVNEGGGTYNNLFDAHPPFQIDGNFGCTSGITEMLMQSSDGSVHLLPALPDALKEYGEINGLIARGGFQITNMKWKNAKLVAVTIHSKLGGNLRLRTPNEIVLKGNHDLKKASGVNPNAFYQVEEIKNPIISKESNLELLNIKPTYLYDLNTTKGKNYTFLIKEL from the coding sequence ATGAAAAAATATTTATTCAATATTTTGCTGTTATTAGGAATTCAGTTATTTGCTCAAAATACGAATCAATTAAAACTTTGGTACAATACACCATCTGGCAATGTATGGGAAAATGCATTACCAATAGGTAATGGCTTTTTGGGGGCTATGATATATGGAAATGTTGAAAAAGAAATTTTTCAATTAAATGAAAGTACTGTCTGGAGCGGAAGTCCAAATAGAAATGATAATCCCAATGCTAAAGGTGCTTTAGATGAAATTAGACAGCTTCTTTTTCAAGGAGAATATAAAAATGCCGAAAAATTAATAAATGAAAATATAATTACCAGAAAGTCTCATGGACAAATTTTTCAGCCTGTTGGAAACATAGAGATAAGTTTTGCAAATCAACAAAATTATACAGATTATTATCGTGAGTTAGATATTGAAAAAGCAATAGCAAAAACAAGTTATAAAGTAAATGGAATCGTTTATACCCGTGAAGCATTTACATCTTTTCCTGACAGGGTTTTAGCAATAAAATTTTCTGCTGATAAGCCAGGGCAGTTATCATTTGTAGCTGGGTTTACATCTGGCCACCATAAGCAAAAAATAACTAGTAATGGAAATAAAGAACTTTCGCTTTCCGGAACTACAAGCGATCATGAGGGTATTGAAGGAAAGGTTAAATTTAATGCACTTGCTAAATTTAAAGTAGATGGGGGAAGCATAAAAACGGTCGATAATTTGATAAAAGTTGAGAATGCAAATTCAGTTGTGATATATGTTTCTGTTGCAACCAATTTTATTAATTATAATGACATAAGCGCAAATGAAAATGAACTGGCAAAGTCTTTTCTGAATATTGCAGCCAACAAAAGTTTTGATAAAATGAGAACAGCGCATATCGCTGCATATCAAAAATATTTTAAAAGGGTTAAATTGGATTTAGGAATTTCAGAAGCATCTAAGTTGCCGACAGATCAGCGACTGGCTAATTTTAGAAAAGTTTTAGATCCGTCTTTTGTGACTTTGTATTATCAATATGGCAGATATTTACTAATCTCATCTTCACAACCAGGTGGACAGCCTGCAAATCTTCAGGGTATCTGGAATCATAGTATGAGACCTGCCTGGGATAGTAAATATACCATCAACATCAATACAGAGATGAATTATTGGCCAGCAGAAAAAACAAATCTGTCAGAGATGCATCAGCCATTATTAAAGATGGTTCATGAACTTTCTGAAACAGGAAAAGAAACAGCAATGGTTATGTATGGTTCCCGAGGATGGATGGCGCATCATAATACCGATATATGGAGAATTAATGGAGCAGTTGACGGAGCAACCTGGGGAGTATGGAATGCAGGAGGAGGCTGGCTAAGTCAGCATTTGTGGGAACATTATTTATATACAGGGGATAAGAAGTATCTTGAATCTGTATATGAAGTATTAAAAGGTGCTGCAATGTTTTATTCAGATTTTTTAGTAAAAGATCCAAAAAACGGATGGCTCGTTGTGGCTCCGGGAAATTCTCCTGAAAATTCACCCGCTGCACATCAGGGTTCAGCAATGACAGTCGGTTCTACTATGGATAATCAAATAGTTTTTGATGTATTTAGTTCTGTAATACAGGCTTCGGCTGTGTTAAAAAAGGATAAGGAGTTTGCTGATAGTTTATTGGTGATGAGAGGATTACTTCCTCCTATGCAGATAGGAAGACATAATCAGCTACAGGAATGGCTCGACGATGTTGATGATCCAAAAGATAATCATAGACATATTTCGCATTTATATGGACTGTATCCTTCCAGTCAAATTTCTGCTTACAGAACTCCTGAACTTTTTGCAGCAGCAAAAAATACTTTAATGCAAAGAGGAGATGTGTCTACTGGATGGAGTATGGGATGGAAAGTAAACTGGTGGGCTAAAATGCAGGATGGAAATCATGCTTATAAATTGATTAAAGATCAATTAACACCATTAGGAGTAAACGAAGGAGGAGGAACATATAACAATCTTTTTGATGCACATCCGCCATTTCAGATAGATGGTAATTTTGGCTGTACCTCAGGAATTACCGAAATGCTGATGCAAAGCTCAGATGGTTCGGTTCATTTACTTCCTGCTTTACCAGATGCTTTAAAAGAATATGGTGAAATAAATGGTTTAATTGCGCGTGGCGGTTTTCAAATAACAAATATGAAATGGAAAAATGCAAAATTGGTTGCAGTAACTATCCATTCTAAGCTTGGAGGAAATTTACGATTAAGAACTCCAAATGAAATTGTTTTAAAAGGCAATCACGATTTAAAAAAAGCTTCTGGGGTAAATCCTAATGCTTTTTATCAAGTTGAAGAAATCAAAAATCCAATTATTTCTAAAGAATCTAATCTGGAGCTATTAAATATAAAGCCAACATATTTGTATGATTTAAACACAACAAAAGGTAAAAATTATACATTTCTAATTAAAGAATTATAA
- a CDS encoding glycoside hydrolase family 31 protein has translation MFFKGKFIASIFLILLFSFKNVNHNYTIHSDHLSIPLKEGTLNIIPIADNSVRIQISKESIKEDQELILVNKLVTPIFKVLESKNEIVLKTKRIVVLFDKETEALTFKDHKGNVFLSEKANSRKMLPSTINANRCFVVEQSFDSLENESLFGLGQFQDGHYDLKNISRKLTQVNTQIAIPFLYSSKGYGILWHQYGITEFNPNDNLISLTKNEKTSDDNKEVELTTTSGTQKISQKQALYFGKFNVEKEGQYSIMLDLGDMDSRHLLIIDGKTIIDQSNLWLPPTVSELTNLKAGEHSVQIVCNASNVPKLAFRKTDNSTTFRSINAKLLDYVVFKGKDADEVIHTYRNISGQAPMLPLWAYGFWQCRERYTSSEHLINTVKEFRKRELPLDVIVQDWQYWGSNGWGVPQLDEKNYPNPSGFIKKLHDLNSHFVISIWSNPDKNSEIGKQYVENGMYIPNTKWLDYFNPETGKAYWNTLNENLFSNGVDGWWMDATEPENDALAGTITNQGPGDFYRLTYPLFVSKSVYEGQRKTNPEKRVTILTRSAFSGQQRFGTINWSGDIGGTWDGFKRQIVSGMNFTLTGMPYWTTDIGGFFRPGNGQYKDENFHELLARWFQWGAFSTIFRIHGYQTETESWMYGQKVENNMREMLNVRYELMPYIYSETSKIKNGSTFMRPLVMDFQNDEKAVNQPYQYMFGKSFLVAPVIEPGIADWEVYLPKESKWFDFWTGKSFSGGQNVKVHTPLNRIPLFVKAGSIIPISPKMQYTNEKQWNNLEIRIYEGADGDFTLYEDEGDNYNYEIGAYSVLKFEWKNAKKQLIINDLNGKFKGMIKERTFNIVVINKDGMIQKGKIIYTDKKQTLKL, from the coding sequence ATGTTTTTTAAGGGAAAATTTATTGCTTCTATATTCTTAATTCTGCTATTCAGTTTTAAGAATGTAAATCATAATTATACTATACATAGTGACCATCTTTCAATTCCTTTAAAAGAAGGAACGCTAAATATTATTCCTATTGCAGATAATTCTGTTAGGATACAAATAAGCAAAGAAAGTATTAAAGAAGATCAGGAATTGATTCTTGTTAATAAATTAGTGACGCCCATTTTTAAGGTTTTGGAAAGTAAAAATGAGATTGTGCTAAAGACAAAAAGAATAGTTGTCTTATTTGACAAAGAGACGGAAGCACTTACATTCAAGGATCATAAAGGGAATGTATTTTTGAGCGAAAAAGCAAATAGCAGAAAAATGCTCCCAAGTACTATAAATGCTAATCGATGTTTTGTGGTTGAACAAAGTTTCGATTCGCTGGAAAATGAATCCCTTTTTGGATTAGGACAATTTCAGGATGGTCATTATGATTTAAAGAACATTAGCCGAAAACTTACACAAGTCAATACGCAGATCGCAATACCCTTTTTATATTCAAGTAAAGGGTATGGTATTCTTTGGCACCAATATGGAATTACAGAGTTTAATCCAAATGATAATTTGATTTCATTAACTAAAAACGAAAAAACTTCGGATGATAATAAAGAAGTTGAGTTAACAACAACATCGGGAACTCAGAAAATCTCTCAAAAACAGGCACTATATTTTGGAAAATTTAATGTAGAAAAGGAAGGACAATATTCAATTATGCTGGATTTGGGTGATATGGATAGCCGACATCTTTTAATTATTGATGGTAAAACGATTATTGATCAATCTAATTTATGGTTGCCACCAACGGTTAGTGAGTTAACTAATCTAAAAGCGGGAGAGCATTCTGTCCAGATAGTCTGCAATGCATCAAATGTGCCGAAGTTAGCTTTTAGAAAAACTGATAACTCAACAACTTTTCGTTCCATCAATGCTAAATTATTAGATTACGTAGTTTTTAAGGGAAAAGATGCAGATGAGGTAATTCATACATATAGGAACATTTCAGGGCAGGCACCGATGTTGCCATTATGGGCTTATGGTTTTTGGCAATGCCGTGAACGATATACGTCGAGTGAACACTTGATTAATACGGTTAAAGAATTTCGTAAAAGAGAATTACCATTAGATGTAATTGTGCAAGATTGGCAGTATTGGGGAAGCAATGGCTGGGGTGTTCCGCAATTAGATGAAAAAAATTACCCAAATCCATCAGGTTTTATCAAAAAATTACACGATTTAAATTCTCATTTTGTAATTTCTATATGGTCAAATCCTGATAAAAATTCTGAAATAGGTAAACAGTATGTAGAAAACGGAATGTATATTCCTAATACAAAATGGCTCGATTATTTTAATCCTGAAACTGGTAAAGCTTATTGGAATACATTAAATGAAAATTTATTTTCAAATGGAGTTGATGGCTGGTGGATGGATGCAACGGAACCAGAAAATGATGCTCTTGCCGGCACTATAACCAATCAGGGACCTGGTGATTTTTACAGACTTACCTATCCATTATTCGTAAGTAAATCTGTTTACGAAGGACAGCGAAAAACGAATCCTGAAAAGCGTGTGACAATTTTAACGCGTTCAGCATTTTCAGGTCAGCAGCGTTTTGGAACCATCAATTGGTCTGGTGATATTGGTGGCACCTGGGATGGTTTTAAAAGACAAATTGTTTCCGGAATGAATTTTACTTTGACAGGTATGCCATATTGGACAACTGATATTGGCGGTTTTTTCCGTCCTGGAAATGGACAATACAAAGATGAAAATTTCCATGAATTGTTAGCCAGATGGTTTCAATGGGGGGCTTTTAGTACCATATTTAGGATCCATGGATATCAAACAGAAACAGAATCCTGGATGTATGGCCAGAAAGTAGAAAATAATATGAGGGAAATGCTCAATGTTCGTTACGAATTAATGCCATATATCTATTCTGAAACGTCCAAAATTAAAAATGGCTCCACTTTTATGAGACCTCTTGTTATGGATTTTCAGAATGATGAAAAAGCGGTAAACCAGCCTTATCAATATATGTTTGGAAAATCGTTTCTTGTTGCTCCTGTTATTGAACCAGGCATTGCAGATTGGGAAGTTTACTTGCCAAAAGAATCGAAATGGTTTGATTTCTGGACAGGAAAAAGTTTTAGTGGCGGACAAAATGTAAAAGTACATACACCACTAAATAGAATTCCATTGTTTGTAAAAGCAGGCTCTATAATACCCATAAGTCCTAAAATGCAATACACCAATGAAAAGCAGTGGAATAATCTGGAAATTAGAATTTATGAAGGGGCAGATGGCGACTTTACTCTGTATGAAGACGAAGGAGACAATTATAATTATGAAATAGGAGCATATTCTGTCCTTAAATTTGAATGGAAAAATGCTAAAAAACAACTGATTATAAATGATTTGAATGGAAAATTTAAAGGAATGATAAAAGAGAGAACTTTTAATATTGTTGTCATCAATAAAGATGGAATGATACAGAAAGGAAAAATTATATATACTGATAAAAAACAAACTTTAAAATTATGA